The following proteins are encoded in a genomic region of Cyclonatronum proteinivorum:
- a CDS encoding ion transporter has protein sequence MGMGKNNTGKSKETPRKVGYLAGDFIMLFLLLVNLAMISFDWLFQSRRFQGWIEWLSPAFFEFYATNIHVDFILYDLIFISIFLTEFFVRWIYSIREREFSKWYYYPFVYWYDLIGCIPIGGFRFLRLLRIVTIMVRLQRIGYIDMRKFALFRFGMRYLNFLVQELTDRVVLNILSNVRSELREGTPVIDRIVDDVLRPRQVVLVNWISMRLQLAASKGYALHEDDIRAYVNERIDEAVEKNREIQNLEAIPFVGRVAASQIEGAIRDIVFSVVHGIIRDLGSSRNKALVEDLSELLLDEDTENGSDQVRMLNIQVAEMLSESMGIVMDRVKERRWNPRELEENEARLQQKLEEEAGG, from the coding sequence ATGGGGATGGGGAAGAACAACACCGGAAAAAGCAAGGAAACACCCCGAAAGGTCGGATATCTGGCCGGGGACTTCATCATGCTTTTTCTGCTGCTCGTAAACCTTGCGATGATCAGCTTCGACTGGCTGTTTCAAAGTCGGCGGTTTCAGGGCTGGATTGAGTGGCTTTCTCCAGCCTTTTTTGAGTTCTATGCGACGAACATACACGTCGATTTCATTCTGTACGATCTCATCTTCATCAGCATTTTCCTTACTGAATTCTTTGTAAGGTGGATTTACTCAATCAGGGAGCGGGAGTTTTCAAAATGGTACTACTACCCCTTCGTGTACTGGTACGATCTCATAGGCTGTATTCCGATTGGCGGTTTCCGCTTCCTGCGGTTGCTCCGCATAGTCACCATTATGGTACGCCTGCAGCGAATCGGCTATATCGACATGCGCAAATTTGCGCTGTTCCGCTTCGGGATGCGGTATTTGAACTTCTTAGTGCAGGAGCTGACCGACCGGGTTGTGCTCAACATTTTGTCCAATGTCAGGAGTGAGCTGCGGGAGGGTACGCCGGTTATCGATCGTATTGTGGATGATGTGCTGCGTCCGCGACAGGTCGTGCTGGTCAACTGGATTTCCATGCGGCTGCAGCTTGCCGCTTCCAAAGGCTATGCGTTGCATGAAGACGATATACGCGCCTATGTGAATGAGCGCATAGATGAAGCGGTCGAGAAAAACCGCGAAATCCAAAACCTGGAGGCCATTCCGTTTGTGGGTCGCGTTGCGGCTTCGCAAATTGAAGGGGCAATCCGCGATATTGTGTTCAGCGTTGTGCACGGCATTATCCGGGATCTTGGTTCATCCCGAAACAAGGCTCTTGTGGAAGATTTGTCAGAACTGCTGCTGGATGAAGACACCGAAAACGGATCGGATCAGGTGCGCATGCTCAACATTCAGGTAGCCGAAATGCTTTCCGAAAGCATGGGGATTGTGATGGATCGCGTAAAAGAGCGCCGCTGGAATCCGCGGGAGCTGGAGGAAAATGAAGCCCGCCTGCAGCAAAAACTGGAGGAAGAAGCGGGAGGGTAG
- a CDS encoding DUF6577 family protein, with product MAANLNDELIQSAFAGQASFTADALHAFFVAQGETDLNRNTLISRIYLLKKRGVLSSCGRGLYTVGGRPALQRLVHSDEGALVDLVAEKLPHIRFAVWAYSDLADLVQTETTQNYLFAETDKEACESVFEVLRTVRKDVFLDPDELVLSRYASMHEKPAIIKPLISEAPLEVVQGRTLPSLEKLCIDPLSEPQFFPEIRGQVYRQLLKTFFGENVINRNTLRRYAARRGMLTRLEELLHSLNLSLKIPGGA from the coding sequence ATGGCAGCAAACCTGAACGACGAGCTGATACAATCCGCCTTTGCAGGACAGGCTTCCTTTACGGCTGATGCGCTGCACGCTTTTTTTGTAGCGCAGGGAGAGACGGATCTGAACAGGAACACGCTTATCTCCCGGATCTACCTGCTGAAAAAACGCGGCGTACTGTCAAGCTGCGGACGCGGTTTGTACACCGTAGGCGGTCGACCGGCCCTGCAACGGCTGGTTCATAGCGATGAAGGGGCATTGGTTGATTTGGTTGCCGAAAAATTACCACATATCCGTTTTGCCGTTTGGGCGTATAGCGATCTGGCTGATTTGGTACAGACAGAAACGACTCAAAACTATCTGTTTGCGGAGACCGACAAGGAAGCCTGTGAATCCGTTTTTGAAGTCCTGCGAACGGTTCGTAAAGATGTGTTTCTTGATCCGGATGAGCTTGTACTGAGCCGGTACGCAAGCATGCACGAGAAACCGGCCATCATCAAGCCGCTTATTTCCGAAGCGCCGCTCGAAGTCGTGCAGGGCCGAACACTGCCTTCACTCGAAAAACTTTGCATTGATCCCTTGTCGGAGCCGCAGTTTTTTCCGGAGATCAGGGGGCAGGTGTACCGGCAACTGCTCAAAACTTTTTTCGGGGAAAATGTCATCAACCGAAACACCCTGCGACGTTATGCTGCACGCCGGGGGATGCTGACCCGCCTTGAAGAGCTGCTGCACAGTCTCAACCTGTCTTTGAAAATTCCGGGCGGAGCATAA
- a CDS encoding NUDIX hydrolase, which produces MSDSKPTRDTAGSGSGVMQSQIRKWKLQHAHPLQVTRVFTLMENRMSMPDGTDAGNFYTLNAPDWVIMLAFDTNGRLITVDQYRHGVDTTSLEVPGGVIDGNDTPLETAKRELQEETGYVSDEWISLGNVSANPALFNNYCHFYLARNCRLVSGQNLDEHEDISVHLLTLTEYEEMITAGRVHHALAVAALARYYIWRSKEKG; this is translated from the coding sequence ATGTCTGATTCAAAACCAACCCGGGATACAGCCGGCTCCGGCTCGGGTGTCATGCAAAGTCAGATCCGCAAATGGAAGCTGCAGCATGCGCACCCGCTTCAGGTTACCCGCGTGTTTACGCTCATGGAGAACCGCATGTCCATGCCCGACGGAACCGATGCCGGCAACTTCTACACCCTGAATGCTCCTGATTGGGTCATTATGCTCGCATTTGACACCAATGGCCGGCTGATTACCGTAGATCAGTACCGGCACGGAGTTGATACGACTTCCCTTGAAGTACCCGGCGGTGTAATTGATGGTAATGATACGCCTTTGGAAACAGCAAAGCGGGAGCTGCAGGAAGAGACCGGCTATGTCTCCGACGAATGGATATCCCTGGGAAATGTTTCGGCAAACCCGGCGCTGTTCAATAACTACTGTCACTTCTATCTGGCCCGGAACTGCCGGCTCGTGTCCGGCCAAAACCTGGATGAGCATGAAGATATTTCCGTTCACCTGCTCACACTTACCGAATACGAGGAGATGATTACAGCCGGGCGCGTACATCATGCGCTGGCCGTTGCCGCCCTTGCCCGCTACTATATCTGGCGCAGCAAAGAAAAGGGGTGA